tgtcctttgtgttgtttcatttcagtcgatcagtagtggagcccagttgggacgatcggggatctgtgtagcatttggggtagtcttcttttattttggttccgtagtcggaccttgtgtgtatctggatgatgtaatgctttattcatgtattgtgtgaagtggcgattgtaagccaactatgtatctctttccctcatgtattacatgggttgttgtgaaaaTTACCTCACttacgacattgctttcaatgcggttatgcctctaagtcgtgcttcgacacatgggagatatagccgcatcgagggcgttacagcggaGTAGACTGAAAGTAGAATGGAGTGAGATACATGGCTAGGGTCTTGTTCGAGATGGGGATAGTGATGGGATTTTGTAGGGTCGAGATGGATCGGTCCAATGTGGCAGACGTGCCCTGGCTTTCCGAGTCGCCCCATATCCGCCCCACATATGAACTGAATGTGAGAGGCGCCAGATAGCCGAGACATATCAGCTGGTTCCGAGGAGTCCGATTAGGCGGCGTTTCTAGATCCGAGCAGTGTCCGGGCTGTCCACGCGGATGGGAGCGGGggtctggttgtagatgctcttaatgTGAGAATTTTTCCAGCTTTGCTGTTATTCTATTTTTATATATTTCTATGAGAAAGCGCTCTTCTAATTCCAAACTCACGTGAACCCGGATGAATagtaaaattcaaaaaatgtaaaaaatttaaaaaattctgaattaTTTTGTGATAAACATTGATGGATGTGTTTATCTGTGTGCAAAAATTCGTGATAAAACGGCatttttggagcatcaattttaTTGTTTTTGCTCAATACCTCCATGAATATCATTTCATCACGAAATTGTGTCGCATGTGAGATACTCATCAATGTTTGTCACAAAAATTGTGCCGCGTGTGAGATATTTATCAATGTTTATCACAAAGGGAATTCAGAATTGTTTGAATGCTTTTACTTGTCCGTTTCCGTGGCCATTCTGTTGGCAGCCGTTCGGAGTCAACGCCCTTCCCATCGCCAGACACAAATGATGGGCTGACAGCACTGGGCGCCCTTCACCTACGGCTCCATAGTCCGTACCCAACCTCCCCTGCCCCCAGCGAGTCGCGCCTCTTCCCCCACCGGCGCGGCGGCGCTTGCGCCGAAATCTCCCGCCAGTCTACGGCCGCGCACCGCCCTGCCGGTTTCTTTGGAAGGGAATGGCGGGAGGCGAGGCTAGGGGCGGGGAGTGCGGCTACTACACGACGGACGACGCGCTGTCCCAGGTGGGCTTCGGGAGGTTCCAGGCGCTGGTGCTGGCCTACGCCGGCGTGGGCTGGACCGCGGAGGCCATGGAGATCATGATGCTGTCCTTCGTCGGCCCATCCGTGAAGGACGAGTGGGGAATCTCGGGCCAGCAGGAGGGGCTCATCACCAGCGTCGTCTTCGCCGGGATGATCATCGGGGGTTGCCTCGGGGGCGTCATCTCAGACTCATATGGCAGAAGGTCGGGCGTGCTTTGGCTCTTGATAAGTAATTGTAGTATCTGCCCTCTTCTAAATTCGAATTGAATGGTCCAAGCCAGCAAACCTGGATCTTGCAAATCTTTCAAGGCCATAAAATGCCCGTGGGTTGTGGCTAAATTACATAccccctctgttcacaaatatatgGTGTTTTGGATATTTCAAATATACAGATTGAAATCAGTGAACAAACAAAAAAATTTATCTGTAGATGCTACCCCATAGTACATTTTTCCTGCTgaattaagggggggggggggatatattCACCAGTACTATTTATAACATGCCATGTACAGTAACTCAGATGCATGATACTaaacaatctgacaaacatttttTGGTTTATTCAGTATATATCATGAACTACCAATTGGCTTTTGTCAGTCAGAGCGACAAATTTCCGGAGATATTTTTTGTTTCTGCGGGATTAACCAAATCAGAATAACTTATCCCCCTGAATGCAAACTCCCACCTGTGGTAATAAAAACAatgcatacatatgcatcatcTATACGAAGTAAACTTTAGGGGAATATTATGGTGAATTTATTCTGTGAAGCAAAGCAAGCTTCTTTCTTGAAGAAGTGTAGCTAAGTACAAATGATACTGAAGTTCATCTTGAATTATTGAGGGAAAAAAGGAACTGAAGATTCATGTTGCACTTCATAATGTCTGTATTTGATTCCCCAAAACAAATTTaacagattgttttattttattctTTTCATCGTCAGGATTGGTTTTCTATTCACCGCGGTTGTCACTGGCATATTTGGTTTTCTCAGTGCTTTGTCACCTAACTACATGTGCCTATTAACCCTCCGCTTTATTGTCGGTATGGGATTGGGTGCTGGTCATGTTCTTGGTACTTGGTTCCTAGAGTTTGTTCCTGCTGCAAACAGGGGTACTTGGGTGGTTGTCTTCCATTGTACCTGGAGTTTTGGAACAATCCTTCAGGCTCTTATTGCATGGGTATTTTTTTTAATTTCCCTGCCCTTTAGTGCCCAATTATCAGTTTGCTGTCaatttacaatttcacatatttgtCAGTCTACACTATTTATTAGTGTTATTCTAGGTTTTATTCTTTTAATATTATAAGCAGGAAAGTATCCTAGAGAATAACTATTTAACAGTAAAAGGGTGACTTGTTTAATAGTAATCCTAGCCTCCTGGATCTTAACAGTAATGTTTAATGTGCCGTATAGTACACTTCAGAATGTTTTCCATGTATTTTCTCTGTTAGTTAAAAGTTATTTCCCATCATTAAGAATCAGCACTTTAACCAGAGGAGACACAAATATGGTTGGAAATTGGAACTACTCAAGACATCTATGCTTATTGCAGGCTATCATGCCAGTACTTGGATGGAGGTGGTTGATAGCGTTGTCTTCCACACCATGTTTCATTCTGCTTATTTTCTACGGTATAACGCCTGAATCACCACGGTACCTCTGCTCAAGAGGTAGAACAGCTGATGCTCAATTTATTTTGGAGAGAATATCAATAATGAACAACATGGCCCTGCCCTCTGGCATCTTAATAGTTGCCCCACAAAGAAGGTCTGATGATGTTGTTGGTGCGGAGACAATAGTACCACTGATTCTTTCACAAGATAGTGCTGCAACTGACGTTTGCATGAGCTCCTCTATATCCAGATCTATTAATGCATTCCGTACACTTGTGTCACGAAGCCTGATTAGATCTACACTTCTTCTTTGGTTTGTCTACTTTGCATTTTGTTTTGCTTACTATGGTATAGTATTGCTAACATCGGAACTAAGCAATGGTCCAAGGAGATGTGGACCTGTTGGAATGCATTTGTGGCAGCAAAATGATGCCAGACTCTACAGAGATGTCCTGGTGACAAGTATTGCAGGTAAGTGCGTAAAAAGCTTCTGACAAATAGCCAATTATTATCTTAAATCTTGTATtcatttttttatctatctatttcTACCATTGATTCACCGAGTTTGGTTAACAAATGTGATCATAGACCTTGCTGTCACAGCTCATTTGCATGCACAGACAAGTGTATACAATTAGATATCAataaggacagacccagtgcatagaagctcccacacaaggtggggtctggggagggattataggaacctagtcttacccctgcaaagtgcaatgcagagaggctggttcgaacccaggacctcttggcacaagtggggaggacttcaccactgcgccaggcctgccctcaTACAATTAGATATCAATGAGTAATCTAAAAAATAGTAGATATTCGAGGGGGTGGGAGATAGAGTATTGCTCTTGATTTGGAAATGTCTTCGTCCTATACCTGTTTAATCTCTGAATGTTTGGATTAAAAACTGGTTTCAGGATTACTGGAACAATACCATTTCCTAAATCAATAAGATTTGTTAATTAAATAGCTAAAGCTTTGGTTTATTCCATGACAGAATTTCCTGGTCTGATTTTGGCGGCTCTATTGGTTGATAAAGTTGGTCGCAAACTGTCAATGGGAGCGTTTGCTTTTCTGTGCCTTCTTTCCGTCGCACCACTTGCTGCACCTCTAGAAGAAGGTTTAGCAACCGTCCTTCTATTCAGTGCCCGGACTTGTATCACAGGAAGTTATGCTGTTCTCTATATTTACGGCCCTGAGGTTAGTACATATATCTGTAGTATCATTGTATATGATGATATGTTAACTTATGTGATCACCAACTGGTAATCCATGCTTGAAAATTGAAATTGCAATGTCACTGTCTACGAGCAAACAAGGGACATAATTTAGCTAGTAGCCAAGTACAAGTTTCTCATTTTTTTAAAGATATAATGACACGAAATAGTTGCAACCAATTTTCATATTCCCCATGACTTTCCATCGTATCTTTATATTTGTTAAATCTTCTCCTATATTGATTATATTTGGACTATGTGATACAGTACCAAGAAGGataaagaactccggtaatgagAACAACTCCGCATCCATTTCAACATAAAAAGCTGCAATGTAGTGACGCATCTCCATAACATTAGAAATAGGTCAATAGTACTTCACTTTAAGTGATCATGAGTCATGATGCGTTCTGGCGCTAATCTGACACAGTTAGCACTCACTAGTCAGAAATACATAGAAATGTGCAATGTAGAACACAACTGGCAAACACTTATTCCTTGCATATTACTCTTGTCCAGATCTACCCTTCATCATGTCGAAACACCGGAGTGGGAGTCGCGACTTCTCTTGGCCGGATAGGTGGCATGATTGCCCCACTCATAGCTGTAGGATTGTTAGAGAGCTGTCATCAGAAAGAAGCTGTGTTTGTCTTCGATCTTGTACTCTTTCTTGCAGCAGTTGCCTGCGCCCTGTTCCCTCTAGAGACCAAGGGCTGCCAGATTCAGTAAGATCTCAGGCTCCACAATTCCCATGGATGGACAGTTGTATACCCACCCATCAGATTAGATTACAGCTACCATACAAGTACATTTGCCAGGAAGCATCATCTTGCCCCTGCTTTAGAGCGCAATTATTGTACAAATACTTCTGAAATAAATGAAATGGAAATCATCCAACTTCTCACCGCTCATTCAATCAATATGTCAAATCCTGGTTCATAGCAGTTCTCCTTTCTGTCAAATTATGACACGATTTTCTGGAAGTCGCCTCGCTGCAAAATTTCTGGAAGTTGAAACTCCAATTACATGTAAGTGCACTCCTGAGCATACTGTATGTTGTCATGCTTGTCTTGTTATAGGAGATGTTTGATTCCTCATGTAAAATCCTTACCTGTTGGCGAACCATGTAATATCTGGCATGAGCATGAATGTATACCAATGTTTGATGAGTCATTTCAGATTCTCATTGATATgatttgttaattttgaagaaaaaGGCACCCAGCCCTGGCTCCATTTTGTCGTTCTTCACATCCCACGCGGAGGTCAGCGGGTACTACCTCAGCAGAAACAAACATAAACGAAAAGGAAGTCTAGGGCTAAATGTCCACAACAACAAAATGACAACCAAAAGGGAAACACCTCAACACCAAAGCAGTCTTTATTTTCACCACATTCCGAAGCATTTTTGTTCGGTTCTGCATCTTCAGCGATCCAGGAAAGCATCAGGTTTTTCTTTCTCGCTCGTAATGAGGGCACTCAAAAGctgagtatttaacaaaaaaaaaaCACTCGTCCAACTGGACTACCACTTTACAATTTTTCGTGCAGAACTATCAAATGGGTTCTAATTTTTGGCTAAAAACTACCAACTCTTGTTAGTTACCGGTTCGGGTTGTTTAAGCCGGATTATGACAGGCGTTACTAGAAAAAAGCTGGATTATGACAGGCCTGCCCAACCCAGGGTGGCACAAAATGTCAACTCCATTAACTTTGACCATTATATTTGTCGTTATTACAGGTGGGACTCAGTCATCAACGTCAACCCTCTTCTCCCTTAAGACTATTTTTTCTTCAGACATTTTCTCGAGTAGCTTGTATGCGTGCCAGAGCACGAGCTACTCGTCCTCAGCCGCCTGCCACCGGTGTAGTGGATCCGCGCGAGGCACCTGTCAGAGGAGAGAGGAACTAAGGAAGGGCGCATGAGGATCAGGCTCGTGTTGTTGCCTCAGTTGTCCAACATGTTGAACAACCCCATAGCCTGCAACGGCACCTGACACAAATTTTGTAACCTTTTGTTCCCATTGTCTGAACAAAATTTGATTCTATGATACTTTTTGAAATTTCATTTTTTTGAGAAAGTGTACATTTTAAAAAAAATGTGAGTAATTTTGAAATAGTGAATGCGTTTTTAAAaatacattttttaaaacttacattttttttgattttttgaacatTTATTGAAAACTTCAAATAAATTTTGATATTCTTAATAATTTTTAATTTCTGGGAAAAGGAAACAAAGAATATTGTTTGAATATTTAAAACTTTCAAATAGTTTTGTTTTttaattttgagaacattttttcaaatctgaataatgtataattttttgaacaattttagaaatcatgaatattttttgagttTTGAGAACATATTTGGAAATACCGATCATTTTTATTATTGGGAACATTTTTTTAGTAAGTTCGTGAATAtatgaaaagcaaaaaaaaattgaaGAAAAGGAAACGAAAAAAGAACAGCGCAGTACAACAACTGAATGGGCCGGTCCAGTTCGCTCAGAAAAGCCGCAAAAAACCAGACGCAAAGCGCACCCCGTCTTCCAAAATCTCCCAAACGCAAAGGGCGACGCGATCGACCCACCCCACCGTAGCCAACCCTAGCCGCGGGCGGTCCCAGCCATAGCCACCGCGGTACCCGGCCTCCGCCTCACCGCGTCGCGAACCACCGGTTGGCTTcgaccaccgccccgccgccgccccaagcATCCAAGCACGCTGCGCAACCGCGAGCTAGCGAGGGTTGTATTTGGGTGAGTAGCTGCTGCCTTTCGCCGGCCTGTTTTCCGGTACGATGTTGTTAGCCTGACGCCTGCGTTGTTGGGTTTTGAGCACTTCCGCACCGATTTCTTCTGGTGAATTACGTTTGGCGGCAATTCCCCTTGGGATGAATTCCTCTGACAACAAAATGTCGAGAAGTGGATGCAATGTTCCGTGACAAACCAAATGCTGTAGTATACAGTATTGGTCCTCCAGACTGATCATGTGGGGAATTTACTACATTGGGCACCCATAATTTGCAGACCATTTTTAGCAGCCAGTGCAGTCACATAACCTGAATATTCTAGGGAAACCACCCAATGCAGCTAACCCGACAAATATTACTAACTGAGCTACTTACTCAGCAATCAACTGTTTTTTAAGGCTTTCCTGAAGTCCTGTTAAGCTCTCAGCTATTGTGACCCAGAGTCCCTGAGTATTCTGTTTGGTTAATCACCAAAAGCAGCCTTAGTAATTTTTGGTTATGACCAAAATCTTGGCTTTTGCTTGGATGGCTGCCAAAATTTTGGCATGCTCGTTCTCCATAGCCAACTCTAGTCCATTTTTCTTGCCAACATTAGCCAAAAAATGGGCAACCAAAACTTTAGCCAAAATAGTGGTACTAAATGTTTGGTGCGGTTGGCTTGAGCTCAAATCAGACATATACTACCCAAGGTACTACCGTCTCTCCCCTAGCAAATCCAACTCATTAGCAACTTAGTATATGAGATTAGATATTGGCGTTGTCTCCTTGTTGTAAATTCTAATAACTTCTAGCCATCCCATTCTCTTCACTAGGATAGGATTCCAATTTTTATTTATCCACATCACTACATTGTTAGATTTGGCGCAGTGGCAGTCTATCAAGCCTGCAGTAGCAGTCAAGTTAAAAAAAATGGAAGAGTTGGAATCAGAAAGAATAGTGTGGTAAAGTTTAAGATAGGGAGAGTTTTGTTCACCTAAGTCCATTCTAAATGGCTGCAGCTGTGCTGCCTGCATCTTGTTTGGATCAATCGATGAATAATCAAAGCTCTTGGTAAGCCTCGTAGCCTCTTCCACCTCTGGGATGAGAACATGCTGGCTGTTACACTAGGGCGAGTCCCCTATCCTTTGTTATTGGACTCTCATCTGCCCAAGCACATAACTCTGTACTTCAGCACTATTTTGCTTCCTTCTTTACTTGATTCCCCAACTTGGAGCCTGAAATGCCTGTGCACCTCATCGTCGACTGCCCCGATCACGAAAAGTGTCTGGTCCGATATGGTCTGAGCAGCCAGACCCCTCTGCTGCAGCCTGGTGGGAATTTGTCTTGAACTCGCTTGACTGGCTTCATATTCAAAATGTTGCGTTTGTTTGCTGGCATATTTGGAAGGAGAGGTGCAGGCGTATCTTTGACCAGACCACCTGCTCTGAAGCTCAGCTAGTCGAGAAGATCAAGCATGATTATCCTTGCTGCGTGGCTTAGCTTTATTTGGGATGGAACTGTGCATGGCGATGAGCCCTTGGTTTGCGAGTAATCTTCTTTGATCCTTTATTTGGGATGGAACTGTGCATGGCGATGAGCCCTTGGTTTGCGAGTAATCTTCTTTGATCCTTTTTTTCTCTCACCTGGGGCTCCAGGTGCTTATTTGTTCTCTGTAACAATTATTATTGTCCTCTGAAATGAATCAGCAGTACCCCTGCCTTCTTAAAA
The window above is part of the Triticum aestivum cultivar Chinese Spring chromosome 2A, IWGSC CS RefSeq v2.1, whole genome shotgun sequence genome. Proteins encoded here:
- the LOC123188189 gene encoding organic cation/carnitine transporter 7 encodes the protein MAGGEARGGECGYYTTDDALSQVGFGRFQALVLAYAGVGWTAEAMEIMMLSFVGPSVKDEWGISGQQEGLITSVVFAGMIIGGCLGGVISDSYGRRIGFLFTAVVTGIFGFLSALSPNYMCLLTLRFIVGMGLGAGHVLGTWFLEFVPAANRGTWVVVFHCTWSFGTILQALIAWAIMPVLGWRWLIALSSTPCFILLIFYGITPESPRYLCSRGRTADAQFILERISIMNNMALPSGILIVAPQRRSDDVVGAETIVPLILSQDSAATDVCMSSSISRSINAFRTLVSRSLIRSTLLLWFVYFAFCFAYYGIVLLTSELSNGPRRCGPVGMHLWQQNDARLYRDVLVTSIAEFPGLILAALLVDKVGRKLSMGAFAFLCLLSVAPLAAPLEEGLATVLLFSARTCITGSYAVLYIYGPEIYPSSCRNTGVGVATSLGRIGGMIAPLIAVGLLESCHQKEAVFVFDLVLFLAAVACALFPLETKGCQIQ